A section of the Plutella xylostella chromosome 18, ilPluXylo3.1, whole genome shotgun sequence genome encodes:
- the LOC125489924 gene encoding uncharacterized protein LOC125489924 produces MPVTRSHSSRKEESSTAESSTVCTSNTATTTTTTGSGATETSATTTSAANASATGSERPATPPPQETSVVTVVRQVTSQPATLRPRSHHSKASRKRFLAELEAKERLAEAQQKEAQAAAELAKVKLMRIQAEDSSDEEDEDIVDKSERIEQWVQEQSSKPPPPALALTAGHARGSSPVRDQTQAPPTPWIPTEPRVVEAPQHEERAPPERQQEKSSSEDVTQLAALFKSVLSGGGYREPPRYIQDLPTFNGNSSEWLPFRAAYHETEKYFTKIENVARLRKSLQALILNELDKVKKLPKLAESPRDLCIFASKLANIVATIEALKKPHFLYNPEIERTAIEKLTPILRDKWYEYNFTRHGEEANLKKLSTYLNHEADKCGPYAALEQINNSAPTPVSAREKATKKKTERTYAAENTHKEEEDGCPMCKQAHKLPECTKFNEKTTDERWEIAKQNKMCFRCLRSTHRRFTCKAKPCGVSGCNLRHHKLLHHEAAKKEEKHEEVTASTTEKPTVAANKSERRRAYLKIAPVVLTGPHSSIETYALFDEGSTITIIDADVANTLGLDGPTDPMWVQGVSGKEVRHSKSKKVDFTIRGKHAQEEFKLEDARTVEKLDFITQTVKKEEVDDCSHLSDIQEELAYEGASPKLLIGQDNWDLIVSREVRDGRRDQPVASRTQLGWVLHGCRTTQSKPINFCGHVTSAEESMEKMMKHYFELESLGIEARKPTTDPEEQATRKLEEESRRLPDGRFETRLLWKQENEKIPNNRQDALKRLCSLERKLDRDPELKKKYEERMENMLKSGYAEPATTLPTQDRTWYLPHFAVCNPEKKKIRLVHDAAAKSHGRSLNDMLLTGPDLLQSLPGVVMRFRQHPYAVSADIKEMFMQIRIKECDRDALRFLWRGNRREGTPDEYRMTSVIFGASSSPCTALFIKNRNARDFADTHPEAVRAIEKNHYMDDYLQSFTSVEEAQHVTKTVDEIHRQAGFELRGWASNERRVLRDLVTDAETATIDIGGSEIEKTLGLMWHVHEDNLGFRLNTHKTPAEVLRGDRPPSKREALSVIMSLYDPLGWISPVTTPAKRIMQDSWRYGTGWDDPIPEELQGRWHNWLSNLQALRELRIPRCYDYEPTATRELHTFVDASEEAYVAAAYWRIQRADGSVKITLAMAKSRVAPIKPTSIPRLELQAAVLGTRISNTTRSEHDYEDITRRVFWSDSRTVLAWIRAEPRTFKTFVAHRLAEIEESTKKSEWRWVPTAENVADDATRATPHDFDAQHRWFNGPEFLRHTEEHWPTENREEVPKTGEEKESCAVVSLGHAHLPDIERFSRWTRLIRVTARVLQFASLCRANKHATHAARRKRTRENAPQDGEWKNTARAPTTNTKKKHENTPRRKYKTVAAEHLIHAERLWIEFSQRECFDFAHTGTHHCHVPTPGTFSEEDDHARQHWRRAQRLADVFWQRWMQEYLPLLQHRREPHSTGSQPKIGDLVIVCDSNNPRNTWPRGRVTAVHPGKDNIVRVVDITTSNGHVLRRPTKRIVVLPIESQDSDGGRMFTTKIPRLRRLD; encoded by the exons ATGCCGGTTACTAGAAGCCACAGTAGCCGGAAGGAAGAGTCCAGTACCGCCGAATCAAGCACGGTCTGCACAAGCAACACCGCGACGACGACTACGACTACGGGAAGCGGTGCGACTGAGACATCCGCCACGACCACGTCGGCAGCGAACGCAAGCGCTACCGGATCAGAGCGCCCTGCGACGCCGCCACCTCAGGAAACGAGCGTGGTCACTGTGGTGCGTCAAGTCACATCGCAGCCAGCTACCTTACGGCCCCGGTCACATCACTCCAAAGCCTCCCGCAAGAGATTCCTCGCGGAATTGGAGGCTAAGGAGCGGTTGGCCGAGGCGCAACAGAAGGAAGCACAAGCCGCCGCCGAACTAGCGAAGGTGAAGCTCATGCGGATACAAGCGGAGGACTCGTCCGACGAGGAAGACGAAGACATCGTCGACAAGAGCGAGCGCATCGAGCAGTGGGTGCAGGAGCAATCCTCTAAGCCCCCGCCCCCTGCTCTCGCTCTAACAGCGGGCCATGCAAGAGGCTCGTCCCCCGTGAGGGACCAGACACAGGCCCCTCCCACCCCGTGGATACCTACGGAACCACGGGTCGTCGAGGCGCCGCAGCACGAAGAGCGCGCGCCTCCCGAGCGCCAACAAGAAAAGTCGTCGAGTGAAGACGTCACGCAGCTCGCCGCACTATTCAAGAGTGTGCTGAGCGGTGGCGGCTACAGAGAGCCGCCACGGTACATTCAAGATCTACCTACGTTCAACGGAAACAGCAGCGAGTGGCTACCGTTCCGTGCGGCCTACCATGAAACCGAGAAGTACTTCACGAAGATAGAAAACGTCGCCCGCCTGAGAAAAAGCCTGC AAGCACTCATACTCAACGAGCTCGACAAAGTGAAGAAACTACCGAAGCTAGCTGAGAGCCCACGTGACCTGTGCATCTTCGCAAGCAAGCTGGCCAACATCGTAGCTACGATCGAAGCACTGAAGAAACCGCACTTCCTCTACAACCCGGAGATCGAGCGCACTGCAATAGAGAAGCTCACACCGATTCTTCGTGACAAATGGTACGAGTACAACTTCACGCGACATGGAGAAGAAGCGAACTTGAAGAAGCTGTCCACCTACCTGAACCACGAAGCGGACAAGTGCGGCCCATACGCCGCGCTCGAGCAGATCAACAACAGCGCACCTACACCCGTGAGTGCGAGGGAGAAAGCTACGAAAAAGAAGACGGAACGTACCTACGCCGCCGAGAACACACACAAGGAAGAAGAGGACGGCTGCCCTATGTGCAAACAGGCTCACAAGTTACCTGAATGCACGAAGTTCAACGAGAAGACGACTGACGAGCGCTGGGAAATAGCGAAGCAGAACAAGATGTGCTTCCGCTGCCTACGTAGCACACATCGCCGCTTCACGTGCAAAGCGAAGCCCTGCGGTGTCTCCGGCTGCAACCTGCGCCACCACAAGCTCCTACATCATGAAGCCGCGAAGAAAGAAGAGAAGCACGAAGAAGTCACCGCGTCCACGACAGAGAAGCCGACCGTCGCAGCGAACAAGAGCGAGCGCCGCCGCGCTTACTTAAAAATAGCGCCCGTGGTACTTACTGGCCCTCACTCCAGTATAGAAACCTACGCACTGTTCGACGAGGGAAGCACCATCACGATCATCGACGCAGACGTGGCCAACACTCTCGGCCTCGACGGACCCACTGATCCGATGTGGGTGCAAGGAGTCAGCGGCAAAGAAGTTCGACACTCGAAGAGCAAGAAAGTCGACTTCACCATACGGGGCAAGCACGCACAAGAAGAGTTCAAGCTTGAAGACGCACGCACAGTCGAGAAGCTCGACTTCATCACTCAGACGGTGAAGAAAGAAGAAGTCGACGACTGCAGCCACCTGAGCGACATCCAAGAAGAACTCGCCTACGAGGGGGCATCGCCGAAGCTGCTCATCGGCCAGGACAACTGGGACTTAATTGTCTCGAGGGAAGTCCGAGACGGCCGCCGCGACCAGCCTGTGGCATCTCGCACACAGCTCGGCTGGGTACTGCACGGCTGCCGCACCACACAGAGCAAACCAATCAACTTCTGCGGACACGTCACGAGCGCTGAAGAATCAATGGAGAAAATGATGAAGCACTACTTCGAGCTGGAGTCCCTGGGCATCGAAGCAAGAAAACCGACGACAGATCCAGAAGAGCAAGCCACGAGAAAACTGGAAGAGGAAAGTCGCCGGCTGCCCGATGGTCGCTTCGAAACTCGGTTGCTATGGAAACAAGAAAATGAGAAAATACCTAACAACCGTCAAGACGCACTGAAACGACTCTGCAGCCTCGAACGCAAGCTCGACCGTGACCCAGAACTCAAGAAGAAGTATGAAGAGCGCATGGAGAATATGCTGAAGTCCGGATACGCCGAGCCCGCCACCACACTCCCGACGCAAGACAGAACGTGGTACCTGCCGCACTTCGCCGTCTGCAACCCcgagaagaagaagatacGACTGGTGCACGACGCCGCAGCGAAGTCACATGGACGCAGCTTGAACGACATGCTGCTGACCGGCCCCGACCTGCTTCAGTCACTCCCTGGGGTGGTCATGCGGTTCAGGCAGCACCCCTACGCAGTCAGCGCGGACATCAAAGAGATGTTCATGCAGATACGCATCAAGGAGTGCGACCGAGACGCGCTGCGCTTCCTCTGGCGCGGCAACCGGCGGGAGGGTACACCAGACGAGTACCGCATGACGTCCGTCATCTTCGGCGCATCATCATCACCGTGCACAGCACTCTTCATCAAGAACAGAAACGCCAGAGACTTCGCCGACACGCACCCCGAGGCCGTCCGAGCAATCGAGAAGAACCACTACATGGACGACTACCTGCAAAGCTTCACGTCGGTGGAGGAGGCCCAGCACGTCACGAAGACAGTCGACGAGATACATCGACAAGCGGGTTTCGAACTACGCGGATGGGCATCGAACGAGCGACGAGTACTACGCGATCTCGTCACCGACGCCGAGACAGCTACGATCGACATCGGCGGGAGCGAAATAGAGAAGACACTCGGCCTCATGTGGCACGTACACGAAGACAATCTCGGCTTTCGTCTTAACACTCATAAGACGCCGGCTGAGGTGCTACGAGGGGACCGTCCGCCGTCGAAGAGAGAAGCACTCAGCGTGATCATGTCGCTCTACGACCCGCTCGGCTGGATCTCGCCCGTGACTACGCCGGCCAAGAGAATAATGCAAGACTCATGGCGCTACGGGACCGGCTGGGACGACCCTATTCCCGAGGAACTGCAAGGCAGATGGCACAACTGGCTGTCCAACCTACAAGCGCTACGAGAGCTACGAATTCCGAGGTGCTACGACTACGAGCCGACTGCTACGCGAGAACTACACACATTCGTCGATGCAAGTGAAGAGGCATATGTCGCAGCCGCCTACTGGAGAATACAACGAGCAGACGGCAGCGTGAAGATCACACTAGCCATGGCGAAGAGCAGAGTGGCACCAATCAAGCCTACGTCGATACCGCGGCTGGAACTACAGGCTGCGGTACTCGGGACTCGCATCTCGAACACAACTCGATCAGAACACGATTATGAAGACATCACGAGAAGAGTGTTCTGGAGCGACTCACGGACGGTGCTGGCGTGGATACGAGCTGAGCCACGCACATTCAAAACCTTCGTCGCTCACAGGCTCGCTGAAATCGAGGAGTCAACAAAGAAAAGCGAGTGGAGATGGGTACCTACCGCTGAAAATGTCGCCGACGACGCAACTCGAGCCACGCCGCACGACTTCGACGCGCAACACCGCTGGTTCAACGGGCCCGAGTTCCTGCGGCACACTGAAGAACACTGGCCCACGGAGAACAGGGAAGAAGTACCCAAGACCGGCGAGGAGAAGGAGAGCTGCGCCGTCGTGTCGCTCGGACACGCCCACCTGCCGGACATCGAGCGATTCTCGAGGTGGACACGACTCATACGTGTTACCGCTCGAGTACTACAGTTCGCCAGCCTGTGTCGTGCCAACAAGCACGCCACTCACGCCGCACGACGCAAGAGAACAAGAGAAAATGCACCTCAAGACGGCGAGTGGAAGAACACAGCAAGAGCACCGACAACGAACACGAAAAAGAAGCACGAAAACACTCCACGAAGAAAGTACAAGACAGTCGCGGCGGAACACCTAATTCACGCCGAGCGACTATGGATCGAGTTTTCACAACGAGAATGCTTCGACTTCGCGCACACTG GGACGCATCACTGCCACGTGCCGACGCCGGGGACCTTCAGTGAAGAGGACGACCACGCACGACAGCACTGGAGACGAGCTCAACGGCTGGCAGACGTCTTCTGGCAGAGGTGGATGCAGGAGTACCTACCGCTACTCCAACACCGGCGGGAGCCTCACAGCACCGGCAGCCAACCGAAGATCGGCGACCTGGTCATCGTGTGCGACTCCAACAACCCGCGCAACACCTGGCCCCGAGGACGAGTCACAGCTGTCCATCCAGGGAAGGACAACATCGTGCGAGTCGTCGACATCACTACGAGCAACGGGCACGTGCTGCGTCGACCAACGAAGAGGATCGTCGTGCTGCCAATAGAATCGCAAGATAGCGACGGCGGGAGAATGTTCACGACGAAAATACCTAGGCTAAGAAGATTAGATTAA